The following coding sequences are from one Nicotiana tomentosiformis chromosome 3, ASM39032v3, whole genome shotgun sequence window:
- the LOC104109766 gene encoding uncharacterized protein encodes MPAIHNPYWFCAASNNNPYCSLSSFSFPKTFTFSSSLSPPLKFVSIKPNLFPVNRKRRRFVSVKSVAKSTSSDLYSVLNVSRNATLKEIKASYRKLARKYHPDVNRNPGAEEKFKEISAAYEVLSDDEKRSLYDRFGEAGLRGEYNVAGSGAQGVDPFEIFSEYFGESSGFFGGSGGSGGFSFDFRNMGRQDLDIHYDLDLSFEESIFGGQRDIEVPSLDACDSCGGTGAKSSSCVKVCSDCGGKGGVVKTQKTPFGIMSQVSMCSNCGGNGRIVTDHCRKCGGRGQVQSKRSIKVVVPPGVHDGATMQVRGEGNIDKKSSIAGDLYLIIHVKQKREIWRDGLNLYSKVDVDFTEAILGTVKKVTTVDGMKDLQIPPGCQPGEKIKMSKMGVPDMNRSSVRGDHLFLINVQIPKNLSDAERTLVEKLASLRATSKQYSVSSGGDSKGAARLWKPIKDFLRMGRSGRRFASIGTDTTAFWSLNRPLPSFPLMTSLFAVLFGTCIFALVKVCCYKILQPKRSVKPKFLLHREIKEQ; translated from the exons ATGCCGGCTATCCATAACCCTTACTGGTTCTGCGCTGCGTCTAATAATAACCCGTACTGCTCTCTCTCGAGCTTCAGCTTCCCTAAAACCTTCACATTTTCGAGCTCCTTATCTCCACCTCTCAAATTCGTCTCTATTAAGCCTAATTTGTTCCCCGTTAACCGGAAACGACGGCGCTTTGTTAGTGTTAAATCTGTTGCGAAGTCGACCAGCTCCGACCTCTATTCAGTTCTTAATGTCAGTAGAAATGCAACGCTCAAAGAAATTAAAGCATCTTATCGCAAGCTTGCTCGCAAG TATCATCCTGATGTGAATAGAAATCCTGGAGCTGAAGAAAAGTTTAAAGAGATTAGTGCTGCATACGAG GTATTATCAGATGATGAGAAGAGGTCTTTATATGACCGTTTTGGCGAGGCAGGGTTGCGAGGAGAATATAATGTGGCTGGTAGCGGTGCGCAGGGG GTGGACCCTTTTGAAATATTTTCTGAGTATTTTGGAGAGTCAAGTGGCTTTTTTGGAGGAAGTGGTGGATCAGGAGGCTTCAGCTTCGATTTCAGGAATATGGGGAGGCAGGATCTCGATATTCA TTATGACCTTGATTTGAGCTTTGAAGAGTCTATATTTGGAGGGCAGCGAGACATCGAAGTACCTTCTCTCGATGCATGTGATAGTTGTGGCGGGACTGGTGCTAAATCTAGCAGTTGTGTTAAAGTCTGTTCTGACTGTGGCGGAAAAGGAGGAGTGGTGAAAACACAGAAAACACCTTTTGGAATAATGTCTCAG GTATCTATGTGCTCGAATTGTGGAGGTAATGGAAGGATAGTAACTGATCATTGTCGAAAATGTGGTGGCCGTGGTCAAGTACAATCAAAACGAAGTATCAAAGTGGTTGTTCCACCTGGAGTTCATGACGGAGCCACAATGCAAGTTCGAGGAGAGGGTAACATTGACAAGAAAAG TAGTATAGCTGGTGACCTCTATTTGATCATCCACGTCAAACAAAAACGTGAAATTTGGAGGGATGGTCTTAACCTGTACTCAAAAGTAGACGTTGATTTTACTGAGGCCATTCTGGGGACAGTTAAGAAG GTGACAACTGTAGATGGTATGAAAGATCTTCAGATTCCTCCTGGATGTCAACCTGGAGAAAAGATTAAAATGTCAAAAATGGGAGTGCCAGACATGAATAGATCTTCAGTGAGAGGAGATCATCTTTTTCTGATAAATGTTCAGATCCCGAAGAATCTCAG TGATGCAGAGCGCACCTTAGTTGAGAAGTTGGCTTCACTTAGAGCAACATCGAAGCAGTATTCAGTCTCATCTGGTG GTGATAGTAAAGGCGCTGCACGTTTGTGGAAACCGATCAAAGACTTTCTGAG GATGGGGCGATCTGGTAGAAGATTTGCATCAATTGGCACGGACAcaacagctttttggagtttgAACAGACCATTACCTAGTTTTCCTCTAATGACATCACTTTTTGCTGTTTTATTTGGAACATGTATTTTTGCATTGGTTAAAGTTTGTTGTTATAAAATTTTGCAGCCAAAACGATCAGTGAAACCAAAATTCCTTCTTCACAGGGAAATTAAAGAGCAATAG
- the LOC104109765 gene encoding probable inactive receptor kinase At1g48480 — translation MYNFSYTMLVFSRVFKHPRLSTMLLFFVLSHTLCSITASSDLNSDRNALLALRAAVGGRTLLWNTSNPTPCNWAGVQCENDRVTVLRLPASSLFGKLPANTISNLTRLRTISLRFNKLSGPLPSDISQLVELRNLYLQDNSFTGSVPDSLFNLHLLVRLNLAKNKFSGEIPSQFNNLTRLRTLLLENNQFSGSVPELNLPKLEQFNVSANSLNGSIPKSLEKMPVDAFAGNSLCGKPLDICPGDGGTQPAIATGGIEIGNGNENKKKKLSGGAIAGIVVGSVVGFLLLLLILFVMCRKRSGNNARSVDVGAYKPQDTEVSVEKSNVDAENGGVNNNGYSVAAAAAAAMTATGKGGESGGGNVVKKLIFFGNSATVFDLEDLLRASAEVLGKGTFGTAYKAVLEMGTVVAVKRLKDVTISEMEFREKIDTVGAMNHENLVPLRAYYYSREEKLLVYDYMPMGSLSALLHGNKGAGRTPLNWEVRSGIALGTARGIEYLHSQGSSVSHGNIKSSNVLLTKSYDARVSDFGLAQLVGPPTTPTRVAGYRAPEVTDPRRVSHKADVYSFGVLLLELLTGKAPTHAILNEEGVDLPRWVQSIVREQWTSEVFDLELLRYQSVEEEMVQLLQLAIDCAAQYPDNRPSMSEVCERIQELRRSSLRVTQEQSDLVNESD, via the exons ATGTATAATTTTTCATACACAATGTTGGTTTTTTCTCGTGTGTTTAAGCACCCGAGGTTGTCAACAATGCTGCTATTTTTTGTTCTGTCTCATACTCTTTGCTCCATTACTGCTTCTTCAGATCTGAACTCCGACCGTAACGCCTTACTCGCCTTACGCGCCGCCGTGGGTGGCCGTACTTTATTGTGGAACACTTCTAACCCTACTCCCTGCAACTGGGCAGGTGTTCAATGTGAGAACGACAGGGTCACCGTTCTCCGGTTACCGGCGTCGTCACTTTTCGGTAAGCTTCCGGCGAACACCATTTCTAACCTCACGCGCCTCCGTACAATCAGTCTGCGTTTTAACAAACTCTCGGGCCCACTCCCGTCTGATATTTCTCAACTTGTTGAGCTCCGTAATCTTTACCTTCAGGATAACTCTTTTACTGGTTCTGTTCCTGATTCCCTTTTTAATCTTCACTTACTGGTTAGGTTAAATCTTGCAAAAAACAAATTTTCTGGTGAAATACCATCTCAATTTAACAATTTGACCCGTTTGAGGACACTTTTGCTTGAAAATAACCAGTTTTCTGGGTCTGTTCCTGAGTTaaaccttccaaaacttgagcagtTTAATGTATCTGCTAATAGCTTAAATGGGTCAATTCCAAAAAGTCTTGAAAAAATGCCTGTTGATGCTTTTGCTGGAAATTCACTATGTGGGAAGCCACTGGATATTTGCCCTGGAGATGGTGGGACCCAACCAGCTATAGCTACTGGTGGGATTGAAATTGGGAATGGGAatgagaataagaagaagaagttgTCTGGTGGTGCAATTGCTGGGATTGTTGTTGGATCTGTAGTGGGGttcctattgttgttgttgattttgtTTGTGATGTGTAGAAAGAGGTCTGGTAACAATGCTAGGTCTGTTGATGTGGGTGCATATAAGCCTCAAGACACTGAAGTTTCTGTGGAGAAGTCTAATGTGGATGCTGAAAATGGTGGTGTAAATAACAATGGGTATTCAGTAGCAGCAGCAGCTGCTGCTGCAATGACGGCTACCGGAAAAGGAGGAGAGAGTGGTGGTGGAAATGTGGTTAAAAAGCTAATCTTTTTCGGAAACAGTGCGACAGTGTTTGATTTGGAGGATTTGTTGAGAGCTTCTGCTGAGGTTTTAGGAAAGGGGACGTTTGGAACAGCTTATAAGGCGGTTTTGGAGATGGGAACAGTTGTAGCTGTTAAGAGATTGAAGGATGTGACTATATCTGAGATGGAGTTTAGGGAGAAAATCGATACTGTTGGAGCAATGAATCATGAGAATTTGGTGCCCCTTAGAGCTTATTATTACAGCAGGGAGGAGAAACTTCTTGTCTATGATTATATGCCAATGGGAAGCTTGTCTGCACTTCTTCATG GAAACAAGGGAGCTGGCAGGACACCGTTGAATTGGGAAGTTAGGTCAGGCATTGCCCTTGGTACTGCTCGGGGCATCGAATACCTGCACTCTCAAGGTTCAAGTGTCTCCCATGGGAATATTAAATCGTCCAATGTTCTTCTCACCAAATCATATGATGCACGAGTCTCAGATTTTGGACTAGCGCAGCTGGTTGGACCTCCAACTACCCCCACTCGAGTTGCTGGATATCGTGCTCCAGAGGTAACTGACCCGCGCAGAGTTTCCCACAAGGCAGATGTATACAGCTTTGGGGTATTGCTCTTGGAGCTTCTTACAGGGAAGGCTCCGACTCATGCCATACTTAATGAGGAAGGTGTTGACTTACCAAGATGGGTGCAGTCCATCGTCCGAGAACAATGGACTTCAGAAGTTTTTGATCTCGAACTCCTTAGGTACCAGAGTGTTGAGGAAGAGATGGTGCAACTCTTGCAACTTGCAATAGATTGTGCGGCTCAATATCCCGACAACAGACCATCAATGTCCGAGGTATGTGAGCGGATTCAAGAGCTCCGTCGCTCAAGCTTGAGGGTTACTCAAGAACAGTCTGATCTTGTCAATGAATCTGATTGA